A DNA window from Candidatus Protochlamydia naegleriophila contains the following coding sequences:
- a CDS encoding SBBP repeat-containing protein: MRACMLSPFTTLKIALIALFATLITTAFLFIPTQTKEEKLEHLTKNALVKFLELPLYFEGNVGQLPSEIKYKTQRLGHSFYFTEQEIAIAVPIAKKSEQKQEFSVLKMEFVKANQNLNLKGVDEQSCKSHYFIGSNSNQWHIDIPNYTKEIYENLYTGIDAVFYGNGQVLEYDLCVAPGADPNEVHVHFEGIKELTLDKKGNLQISTPDGQQLLMQKPFVYQINNEKKAEIPGEFVLLAKNDIGFKIGSYDRSSSLIIDPILSYSTHLGGSGEDFGVALAVDTSGNAYIAGLANSVDFPTTPGAFQEILTGDIDSFVSKLNASGTALIYSTYLGGSLNDLANELVIDSSGNAYITGSTFSPNYPTTPGAFQVSPPGSGANAFLTKLNATGSALIFSTYLGGSGVNQSASLAIDSAGNSYLTGLTTSADFPVTPGAFQTTLNGVFNSFITKFNSTGSALIYSTYLGGSQAEQGTRITVDSSNQAYAIGATLSTDFPVTPGAFQTSKPGATNGYVTKLNATGTALIYSTYLGGNNLDGPSGIAVDSTGNAHIVGFTDSTNFPTTPGAFQTSFLGTRDAFALKLNATGTGLIYSTLLGGSTTNQATSLVLEPSGSIYLVGITASPDFPTTPDAFQSTLAGGIDVILSQLNAEGSALLYSTYMGGSADDLGLGIALDGMGGLYIAGASASSNFPTTPDSFQPTLAGSNSAFIAKFRLAAPIVPIVTAISPNSGSESGGTVVTITGSSFTATSEVFFGSTAAIFEIISDTEIRAIAPPGMGTVQVVITGPTGTSETTPASAFTYLPEPPQPGKVLPPTHLKGTQKKNRFLSQTDYINVLKWKAPKQGNPPISYKIYRLPQLNKAISVTPAFLPLEFKDHNRKKSKAYTYLIIAVDEFGNVSAPASITVKPN; encoded by the coding sequence ATGAGAGCATGTATGCTAAGCCCCTTTACCACTCTCAAAATTGCTCTCATTGCACTATTTGCGACTCTGATAACAACAGCATTTTTATTCATTCCGACCCAAACTAAAGAAGAAAAATTAGAGCACTTAACAAAGAACGCCCTCGTTAAGTTTCTCGAATTACCCCTTTATTTCGAAGGCAATGTCGGACAATTGCCATCTGAAATCAAATATAAGACTCAACGCTTGGGACATTCTTTTTACTTTACCGAGCAAGAGATTGCCATCGCAGTACCCATCGCAAAAAAGTCTGAACAAAAACAAGAGTTTTCAGTTCTGAAGATGGAGTTTGTGAAAGCCAATCAAAATTTAAACCTAAAAGGTGTCGATGAGCAATCGTGCAAGAGCCACTACTTCATTGGAAGCAATTCCAATCAATGGCATATCGACATTCCCAATTACACAAAAGAGATTTACGAAAACTTATATACCGGCATCGATGCTGTTTTTTACGGAAATGGCCAAGTGCTTGAATATGACCTGTGCGTTGCGCCAGGAGCCGATCCAAATGAGGTGCACGTGCACTTTGAAGGAATAAAGGAATTGACGCTTGACAAGAAAGGAAATCTTCAAATTTCGACTCCTGATGGCCAGCAGCTCTTAATGCAAAAGCCGTTTGTCTACCAGATAAACAATGAAAAGAAAGCCGAGATTCCAGGAGAATTTGTGCTCCTAGCAAAAAATGACATCGGCTTCAAAATTGGCTCATACGATCGGAGCAGTTCTCTCATTATCGATCCCATTCTAAGCTATTCCACCCATCTTGGAGGCTCCGGAGAAGATTTTGGCGTAGCTCTAGCCGTTGATACAAGCGGGAATGCGTATATTGCTGGCCTTGCGAATTCAGTCGATTTTCCAACAACACCAGGCGCTTTTCAAGAAATATTGACCGGTGATATCGACTCTTTTGTAAGCAAACTAAATGCAAGTGGCACTGCCCTTATTTATTCTACCTACTTAGGTGGAAGCTTAAACGACCTCGCAAACGAACTCGTGATAGACAGCAGCGGCAATGCCTATATCACAGGATCCACCTTCTCCCCAAATTATCCCACGACCCCAGGAGCTTTTCAAGTTTCACCTCCAGGATCTGGTGCCAACGCATTTTTAACTAAATTAAATGCAACAGGCAGCGCTCTCATTTTTTCCACTTATTTAGGGGGCTCAGGTGTCAATCAAAGCGCCTCTTTGGCTATCGATAGCGCTGGAAATAGCTACCTTACGGGATTGACGACTTCTGCCGACTTTCCAGTCACTCCAGGAGCCTTTCAAACAACCTTAAATGGTGTTTTTAATAGTTTTATTACAAAGTTCAATTCCACGGGATCGGCTCTCATTTACTCAACCTATTTAGGGGGCAGCCAAGCAGAACAAGGCACGCGAATCACCGTCGACAGCAGCAATCAAGCCTATGCGATAGGAGCCACTCTTTCAACGGACTTTCCAGTCACCCCAGGAGCCTTTCAAACCTCAAAGCCTGGTGCAACAAATGGCTATGTAACCAAGCTGAATGCCACGGGAACAGCCTTGATCTATTCAACTTATCTTGGAGGCAATAATCTTGATGGACCAAGTGGAATAGCCGTCGATAGCACAGGCAATGCCCATATCGTCGGCTTCACAGACTCGACCAATTTTCCAACAACCCCAGGTGCCTTTCAAACCTCGTTTCTTGGAACACGGGATGCCTTTGCGCTCAAGCTCAACGCAACAGGAACGGGCCTCATCTACTCTACTCTTTTAGGTGGAAGTACCACAAACCAAGCAACCAGCCTAGTATTAGAGCCAAGTGGGTCGATCTATCTTGTTGGAATCACTGCATCGCCTGATTTTCCAACGACGCCAGACGCCTTTCAATCAACTCTCGCAGGAGGGATTGATGTCATTCTCTCCCAGCTGAATGCCGAGGGAAGCGCACTGCTTTATTCTACCTACATGGGGGGAAGTGCAGATGATTTGGGACTCGGAATCGCCTTAGATGGCATGGGCGGTTTGTATATAGCTGGAGCATCAGCATCTTCAAACTTTCCAACGACGCCTGATTCCTTTCAGCCAACACTCGCAGGAAGCAATTCAGCTTTTATTGCCAAATTTAGATTAGCCGCACCAATCGTGCCAATCGTCACGGCTATTTCCCCAAACAGCGGGTCAGAATCTGGGGGCACTGTCGTTACCATTACGGGTTCAAGCTTTACCGCAACAAGTGAAGTCTTCTTCGGTTCAACAGCTGCCATTTTTGAAATCATTAGTGACACCGAAATCAGAGCCATTGCTCCGCCCGGAATGGGGACCGTTCAGGTAGTTATCACAGGACCGACCGGCACCTCTGAAACCACACCAGCATCCGCATTCACCTATCTGCCCGAACCGCCTCAACCCGGAAAAGTTCTACCACCCACCCACTTAAAGGGAACTCAAAAAAAGAACCGCTTTCTTTCCCAAACAGATTACATCAATGTCCTCAAATGGAAAGCTCCAAAACAGGGCAATCCCCCCATTAGCTATAAAATTTACCGCCTTCCTCAGTTAAATAAAGCAATCAGTGTCACTCCAGCTTTCTTACCCTTAGAATTTAAAGATCACAATCGCAAGAAAAGCAAAGCCTATACTTACCTGATCATAGCAGTAGATGAATTTGGCAACGTGTCCGCACCGGCTTCCATCACAGTCAAGCCGAACTAG
- the glgA gene encoding glycogen synthase GlgA, which produces MHIVHIASELAPLAKVGGLADVVLGLCRELSWKGHDVDIIIPKYDCMDSEQIRDLTVDSKNLMSFYNGEWFSNTIWMGWVENLKVYFIEPHHPRFFFNRGCFYGCDDDTERFLYFSRAAIEFMYKRPVTPDIIHLHDWQTAVIAPLYKDMYQELGYSKPKTVFTIHNMEYQGKCATFDLNHIGLDGSLYQQASRMQDNLYPNLINLLKGGIVYSDFITTVSPNYAKEVLSPEGGRGLETTLLEHKDKFAGILNGIDYSYWNPEIDRFLPAHYSPRETPANKKDRSTIDKKGFIKKLLREKLLLAEDHRPIVGCITRLVPQKGIDLIKHTMRHIVDKKGQFVLLGSSPIPSISAEFHRLKHQYTDHPHIHLVLHHQEELAHLIYAGCDMFIVPSLFEPCGLTQMIALKYGTVPIVRHTGGLADTIFDVDNSSKPFEEKNGYVFEFPDAAGIDSALDRAIHCWFEDPEKWRNLILNGMKMDFSWNHSSDDYLEIYRQVIRNEQSPSNLS; this is translated from the coding sequence ATGCACATTGTTCACATTGCTTCTGAACTTGCTCCCCTTGCAAAGGTTGGAGGATTAGCAGACGTCGTTTTAGGCCTTTGCCGTGAATTATCTTGGAAAGGTCACGATGTCGACATCATCATTCCCAAATACGACTGCATGGATAGCGAACAAATTAGAGACCTAACAGTTGATAGCAAAAACCTCATGTCGTTTTACAATGGAGAATGGTTTTCCAATACTATCTGGATGGGCTGGGTTGAAAATCTAAAAGTGTATTTCATCGAACCCCACCACCCTCGATTCTTTTTCAACCGTGGTTGTTTTTATGGTTGTGATGACGATACGGAGCGCTTCTTATATTTTTCGCGCGCTGCAATCGAATTCATGTACAAACGGCCTGTCACACCAGACATCATTCATCTGCACGATTGGCAAACGGCTGTTATTGCACCACTTTACAAAGACATGTACCAGGAACTTGGCTATAGCAAGCCAAAAACAGTTTTTACCATCCACAACATGGAATATCAAGGCAAATGTGCCACGTTTGATCTAAATCATATTGGCTTAGATGGATCTCTCTACCAGCAAGCCAGCCGCATGCAAGACAACCTCTATCCCAACTTAATCAATCTCCTCAAAGGGGGGATCGTTTACTCGGACTTTATTACAACCGTTTCTCCAAACTATGCTAAAGAAGTTCTCTCTCCAGAGGGCGGCAGGGGCCTGGAAACGACCCTTCTTGAGCATAAAGATAAATTTGCAGGCATCTTAAACGGAATCGACTATTCTTATTGGAACCCTGAAATTGACCGCTTCCTCCCCGCACACTACTCGCCTCGCGAAACGCCTGCCAACAAAAAAGACCGCAGCACGATTGATAAAAAAGGATTTATCAAAAAATTGCTCAGAGAAAAGCTCCTATTGGCCGAAGATCACCGCCCCATCGTAGGCTGTATCACGCGCCTCGTGCCTCAAAAAGGAATAGATTTAATCAAGCACACCATGCGCCATATTGTTGATAAAAAGGGACAGTTTGTTTTGCTAGGCTCGAGTCCAATTCCGAGCATTAGCGCCGAATTTCATAGGCTGAAACATCAATACACAGACCATCCCCATATTCATCTGGTCTTGCACCATCAAGAAGAGCTGGCACATCTTATCTATGCCGGATGCGATATGTTTATCGTCCCTTCTCTCTTCGAGCCATGCGGACTTACTCAGATGATCGCATTGAAATATGGAACCGTTCCAATCGTTAGGCATACAGGAGGATTGGCCGACACCATTTTTGACGTCGACAACTCTTCAAAACCCTTCGAAGAAAAAAATGGCTACGTCTTTGAATTTCCCGATGCGGCTGGAATCGATTCCGCACTCGACCGCGCCATTCATTGCTGGTTTGAAGACCCTGAAAAATGGCGCAATTTAATCCTTAACGGAATGAAAATGGATTTTAGCTGGAATCACTCATCAGATGACTATTTGGAAATTTATCGCCAAGTCATTCGCAATGAACAATCTCCTTCAAATCTCTCTTGA
- the pgsA gene encoding CDP-diacylglycerol--glycerol-3-phosphate 3-phosphatidyltransferase, with amino-acid sequence MSIPNYLTFFRIFISPIFLLVYLEYETFNINLATLPYILLFILGISELSDACDGYLARKYNQVTDLGKILDPMADSIYRISIFLTFTLPPIQLPMILIFVFLYRDSVISTLRTICALKGFALAARPSGKLKAVIQAIAAFTTIILLIPYSMGYLSRETLQQTSTIIVSIAALYSLFSGVEYLYANRQYIMKLLMTQNSKTADLVD; translated from the coding sequence TTGAGCATCCCCAACTATCTGACATTTTTTCGTATCTTTATCAGCCCGATTTTTCTATTAGTTTATTTAGAATACGAAACCTTCAACATCAACTTAGCGACTCTTCCCTATATTCTTCTTTTTATCCTTGGCATATCAGAGTTATCAGATGCCTGCGATGGTTATCTGGCAAGGAAATACAACCAAGTGACCGACCTCGGCAAAATTCTAGACCCAATGGCAGACAGCATCTATCGAATCTCCATCTTCCTCACCTTTACCTTGCCCCCCATTCAATTGCCCATGATCTTGATCTTTGTTTTTCTGTATAGAGATTCTGTGATCAGCACCTTACGGACCATTTGTGCTCTCAAGGGATTTGCTCTAGCGGCGCGCCCAAGCGGCAAACTCAAAGCAGTCATCCAAGCGATTGCCGCCTTTACCACTATCATCTTACTAATACCCTATTCAATGGGTTATTTATCGCGCGAAACACTCCAGCAAACGAGCACCATTATAGTGTCCATCGCAGCTCTTTATTCTCTATTCTCTGGAGTAGAATATTTATATGCGAATAGACAATATATCATGAAATTATTGATGACACAAAATAGTAAGACAGCAGACCTCGTCGATTAA